A window of Leclercia adecarboxylata contains these coding sequences:
- the recO gene encoding DNA repair protein RecO, translating to MEGWQRAFVLHSRPWSETSLMLDVFTEESGRVRLVAKGARSKRSNLKGALQPFTPLLVRFGGRGEVKTLRSAEAVSLALPLSGITLYSGLYVNELITRVLEHETRFSELFFDYLHCLQALAGITGSPEPTLRRFELALLGHLGYGVDFLHCAGTGEPVEDAMTYRYREEKGFIASVVIDNNTFTGRDLRALAEREFPDVSTLRAAKRFTRIALKPYLGGKPLKSRELFRQFMPKR from the coding sequence ATGGAAGGTTGGCAGCGCGCCTTCGTTCTCCATAGTCGCCCCTGGAGCGAAACCAGCCTGATGCTGGACGTCTTCACGGAAGAGTCAGGCCGCGTGCGCCTTGTTGCCAAAGGCGCACGTTCAAAACGTTCTAATCTGAAGGGCGCTCTGCAGCCTTTCACCCCGCTGCTGGTCCGCTTTGGCGGGCGTGGGGAAGTGAAAACCCTGCGCAGTGCTGAAGCCGTCTCTCTGGCGCTCCCCCTCTCTGGTATTACGCTGTACAGCGGTCTGTATGTTAACGAGCTCATTACGCGCGTACTTGAACATGAGACCCGCTTCTCTGAACTCTTTTTCGACTATCTGCACTGTCTCCAGGCGCTGGCGGGCATCACGGGATCGCCGGAACCAACGCTGCGCCGGTTTGAGCTGGCGTTGCTCGGACATCTGGGGTACGGCGTTGATTTTCTGCACTGTGCGGGCACCGGTGAGCCGGTCGAAGACGCCATGACCTACCGTTATCGTGAAGAGAAGGGCTTTATCGCCAGCGTGGTCATCGACAACAATACCTTCACCGGGCGGGATCTTCGGGCGCTGGCTGAACGCGAATTTCCTGACGTCAGCACCCTTCGGGCGGCAAAACGCTTTACCCGTATTGCGCTCAAGCCGTATCTTGGTGGCAAGCCCTTAAAGAGCCGCGAATTATTCCGGCAGTTTATGCCGAAGCGTTAA
- the pdxJ gene encoding pyridoxine 5'-phosphate synthase: MAELLLGVNIDHIATLRNARGTAYPDPVQAAFIAEQAGADGITVHLREDRRHITDRDVRILRQTLDTRMNLEMAVTEEMLAIAVETKPHFCCLVPEKRQEVTTEGGLDVAGQLDKMRDACKRLADAGILVSLFIDADEAQIKAAADVGAPFIEIHTGCYADAEDEATQAKERDRIAKAATYAAGLGLKVNAGHGLTYHNVKAIAAIPEMHELNIGHAIIGRAVMSGLKEAVAEMKRLMQEARK; this comes from the coding sequence ATGGCTGAATTACTCTTAGGCGTCAACATTGACCACATTGCCACGCTGCGCAATGCACGCGGTACTGCATATCCTGATCCGGTCCAGGCGGCCTTTATCGCCGAACAGGCGGGGGCCGATGGCATTACCGTGCACCTGCGCGAAGATCGCCGTCATATCACCGATCGCGACGTGCGCATCCTGCGTCAGACCCTGGACACCCGCATGAATCTGGAGATGGCGGTCACCGAAGAGATGCTGGCGATTGCCGTTGAGACGAAACCGCATTTCTGCTGCCTGGTGCCGGAAAAGCGCCAGGAAGTGACCACCGAAGGTGGGCTGGATGTGGCCGGTCAGCTGGATAAAATGCGTGATGCCTGCAAACGCCTGGCCGATGCCGGGATCCTCGTGTCGCTGTTTATTGATGCCGATGAAGCGCAGATCAAAGCCGCAGCCGACGTGGGTGCGCCGTTCATTGAGATTCACACCGGCTGCTACGCCGATGCCGAAGACGAAGCCACTCAGGCCAAAGAGCGCGATCGCATCGCCAAAGCGGCAACCTATGCGGCCGGTCTCGGCCTGAAGGTGAATGCCGGTCACGGTCTGACCTACCACAACGTCAAAGCCATTGCGGCGATCCCGGAGATGCACGAGCTGAACATCGGCCATGCGATTATCGGTCGCGCGGTGATGAGCGGCCTGAAAGAGGCGGTGGCTGAGATGAAACGCCTGATGCAGGAAGCCCGCAAGTAA
- the era gene encoding GTPase Era: MSEEKSYCGFIAIVGRPNVGKSTLLNNLLGQKISITSRKAQTTRHRIVGIHTEGAYQAIYVDTPGLHMEEKRAINRLMNKAASSSIGDVELVIFVVEGTRWTPDDEMVLNKLRDGKTPVILAVNKVDNVQEKADLLPHLQWLGSQMNFLDIVPLSAETGLNVDTIAGIVRKHLPEAIHHFPEEYVTDRSQRFMASEIIREKLMRFLGAELPYSVTVEIERFQSNERGGYDINGLILVEREGQKKMVIGNKGAKIKTIGIEARKDMQEMFEAPVHLELWVKVKSGWADDERALRSLGYGEDQ; this comes from the coding sequence ATGAGCGAAGAAAAAAGTTACTGTGGGTTTATTGCCATCGTCGGACGTCCGAACGTGGGCAAATCAACCCTGCTGAATAATCTGCTGGGGCAGAAAATCTCCATCACCTCCCGTAAGGCGCAGACCACCCGTCACCGTATTGTCGGTATCCATACCGAAGGGGCGTATCAGGCGATTTATGTCGATACCCCGGGTCTGCATATGGAAGAGAAACGCGCCATCAACCGTCTGATGAACAAGGCGGCGAGCAGCTCTATCGGCGACGTTGAGCTGGTCATTTTCGTGGTCGAAGGCACCCGCTGGACGCCAGACGACGAGATGGTGCTGAACAAGTTGCGCGACGGTAAAACGCCGGTGATCCTCGCGGTCAACAAAGTTGACAACGTGCAGGAAAAAGCTGACCTGCTGCCGCATCTGCAGTGGCTGGGCAGCCAGATGAACTTCCTCGACATCGTCCCGCTCTCTGCCGAGACCGGTCTGAACGTCGACACCATCGCGGGTATCGTGCGTAAGCATCTGCCGGAAGCGATTCACCACTTCCCGGAAGAGTACGTCACCGACCGTTCTCAGCGTTTTATGGCGTCTGAAATCATCCGTGAAAAGCTGATGCGTTTCCTCGGCGCTGAACTGCCGTACTCGGTAACCGTGGAAATCGAGCGTTTCCAGTCTAACGAGCGCGGCGGATACGACATCAACGGGCTGATCCTCGTTGAGCGCGAAGGGCAGAAGAAGATGGTGATTGGCAATAAAGGGGCCAAAATCAAAACCATCGGTATCGAGGCCCGTAAGGATATGCAGGAGATGTTTGAAGCCCCGGTTCACCTGGAACTGTGGGTGAAAGTGAAATCTGGCTGGGCCGATGATGAGCGTGCTCTGCGCAGCCTCGGTTACGGCGAAGACCAATAA